A genomic stretch from Argiope bruennichi chromosome 2, qqArgBrue1.1, whole genome shotgun sequence includes:
- the LOC129959473 gene encoding glyoxylate reductase/hydroxypyruvate reductase-like isoform X1 yields the protein MFLIKFINISRKSVNLRKYSMASLPSVLITRNDIPKESVMLLQSRCKVEIWDKSSPIPRDELLKLVKGKNGLYCLLTEKINAEVLEAAGPGLKVIGTMSVGYDHIDLVECRKRGIVVGNTPDVLTDAVAELTIGLLLATSRRLMEATKEVTNGGWANCAWGPLWMCGTSLAGSTIGIVGLGRIGFAVAERLKSFKLKNILYSGNKAKIEATEKLNAKFVPFEELLRQSDFVITCASLNSSTRGIFNLEAFKKMKNSAIFINTSRGGLVNHEDLYTALTTGLIKAAGLDVMEPEPLPIDHKLTKLSNCVLLPHIGSATVETRTTMALLTAKNILSGLDGKPLLCPL from the exons atgtttttgataaaatttatcaatattagcCGAAAATCTGT CAATCTGCGGAAATATAGCATGGCATCATTACCAAGTGTTCTGATTACCCGAAATGATATTCCCAAGGAGAGTGTTATGCTCCTACAAAGTAG GTGTAAAGTTGAAATATGGGATAAATCCAGTCCCATTCCAAGAGATGAACTTTTAAAGCTTGTAAAGGGAAAAAATGGATTATACTGTCtcttaactgaaaaaataaatgctgagGTTCTGGAGGCTGCag GTCCTGGTCTTAAAGTTATTGGAACAATGTCAGTTGGCTATGATCATATTGATCTTGTAGAATGTAGAAAAAG AGGTATTGTTGTGGGAAACACTCCTGATGTGCTTACTGATGCTGTTGCAGAGTTAACCATTGGACTTCTTCTAGCAACATCTAGGAGACTTATGGAAGCTACTAAAGAAGTTACAAa TGGTGGATGGGCAAATTGTGCTTGGGGACCTCTTTGGATGTGTGGTACCTCCTTAGCTGGAAGCACAATTGGAATTGTAGGACTTGGTCGTATTG GTTTTGCAGTTGCAGAGCGTCtcaaatctttcaaattaaaaaatatattatattctggAAATAAGGCAAAAATTGAAG CTACAGAAAAACTGAATGCCAAATTTGTTCCTTTTGAAGAATTACTCAGACAGTCAGATTTTGTAATTACTTGTGCTTCTCTCAACTCTTCTACTCgaggaatatttaatttagaagcttttaagaaaatgaagaatagtGCCATATTTATCAACACTAGTCG aggtGGTCTTGTTAATCACGAAGACTTGTATACAGCCTTGACTACTGGATTAATTAAAGCTGCTGGCTTAGATGTTATGGAACCTGAACCCTTACCAATAGATCATAAATTGACAAAACTTTCTAACTGTg TGTTGTTGCCACATATAGGAAGTGCTACTGTGGAAACACGAACTACTATGGCTCTACTAACAGCAAAAAACATCCTTTCTGGTTTGGATGGAAAACCTTTACTTTGTCCTCtatga
- the LOC129959473 gene encoding glyoxylate reductase/hydroxypyruvate reductase-like isoform X2: MASLPSVLITRNDIPKESVMLLQSRCKVEIWDKSSPIPRDELLKLVKGKNGLYCLLTEKINAEVLEAAGPGLKVIGTMSVGYDHIDLVECRKRGIVVGNTPDVLTDAVAELTIGLLLATSRRLMEATKEVTNGGWANCAWGPLWMCGTSLAGSTIGIVGLGRIGFAVAERLKSFKLKNILYSGNKAKIEATEKLNAKFVPFEELLRQSDFVITCASLNSSTRGIFNLEAFKKMKNSAIFINTSRGGLVNHEDLYTALTTGLIKAAGLDVMEPEPLPIDHKLTKLSNCVLLPHIGSATVETRTTMALLTAKNILSGLDGKPLLCPL; encoded by the exons ATGGCATCATTACCAAGTGTTCTGATTACCCGAAATGATATTCCCAAGGAGAGTGTTATGCTCCTACAAAGTAG GTGTAAAGTTGAAATATGGGATAAATCCAGTCCCATTCCAAGAGATGAACTTTTAAAGCTTGTAAAGGGAAAAAATGGATTATACTGTCtcttaactgaaaaaataaatgctgagGTTCTGGAGGCTGCag GTCCTGGTCTTAAAGTTATTGGAACAATGTCAGTTGGCTATGATCATATTGATCTTGTAGAATGTAGAAAAAG AGGTATTGTTGTGGGAAACACTCCTGATGTGCTTACTGATGCTGTTGCAGAGTTAACCATTGGACTTCTTCTAGCAACATCTAGGAGACTTATGGAAGCTACTAAAGAAGTTACAAa TGGTGGATGGGCAAATTGTGCTTGGGGACCTCTTTGGATGTGTGGTACCTCCTTAGCTGGAAGCACAATTGGAATTGTAGGACTTGGTCGTATTG GTTTTGCAGTTGCAGAGCGTCtcaaatctttcaaattaaaaaatatattatattctggAAATAAGGCAAAAATTGAAG CTACAGAAAAACTGAATGCCAAATTTGTTCCTTTTGAAGAATTACTCAGACAGTCAGATTTTGTAATTACTTGTGCTTCTCTCAACTCTTCTACTCgaggaatatttaatttagaagcttttaagaaaatgaagaatagtGCCATATTTATCAACACTAGTCG aggtGGTCTTGTTAATCACGAAGACTTGTATACAGCCTTGACTACTGGATTAATTAAAGCTGCTGGCTTAGATGTTATGGAACCTGAACCCTTACCAATAGATCATAAATTGACAAAACTTTCTAACTGTg TGTTGTTGCCACATATAGGAAGTGCTACTGTGGAAACACGAACTACTATGGCTCTACTAACAGCAAAAAACATCCTTTCTGGTTTGGATGGAAAACCTTTACTTTGTCCTCtatga